The Diabrotica virgifera virgifera chromosome 10, PGI_DIABVI_V3a genome has a window encoding:
- the LOC126893282 gene encoding uncharacterized protein LOC126893282, with the protein MATYISTKRGQKKLIFQEYFYHRVRSTPNGRTYWTCGESCGGSAITIGDGNDGENVIIRRVHNHGPSHKIGPMTVQHKIREAASSSHYTPRDVVNTALEGISDDTKVHLPQLTSMQKMVRKVRRRNQVIPRVPHSFRELIIPNELRRTKTSIPQDFILSDTGIDDQNRIIIFGCTLDLTRLIQCDTWVVDGTFKSAPNLWYQLWIIHGVFHNKTLPFIYAFLPNKNERSYERSLIKIFEKIDIIRPGARPNTIVIDFEMAVVNTFRRLVPNIRVHGCFFHFCQAIWRKVQQLGLAQLYRDEQFFKTLIKSFCALSFVPPAEVSQVFELLETELIDSFGEDERCHSFIDYFITTWVGRTLPPRNPYYAIGMWNCNNITLEGLPRTTNSAESFHHAFNSMFSCRHPNPYILIEKLIKEQLRQDLISSRLEAGLEEVQDNRYQRANGRLANLLRNYNNMNVGQFLEECGQHITYNV; encoded by the coding sequence ATGGCAACGTACATATCGACAAAGAgaggccaaaaaaaattaatattccaAGAGTACTTCTACCATAGAGTTAGGAGTACTCCTAATGGCAGAACTTATTGGACCTGCGGCGAATCATGTGGCGGTTCTGCAATAACTATCGGTGATGGCAACGATGGCGAAAACGTTATTATCAGAAGAGTGCACAATCACGGGCCTTCTCATAAAATAGGACCCATGACTGTGCAACACAAGATAAGAGAGGCAGCTAGTTCCAGTCATTATACACCTAGGGATGTTGTGAACACTGCCCTAGAAGGGATATCGGATGACACGAAGGTTCATTTGCCACAACTGACATCTATGCAAAAGATGGTGAGAAAAGTACGCCGAAGAAATCAGGTAATTCCACGAGTGCCTCACTCATTTAGGGAATTAATTATCCCTAATGAGTTGAGAAGAACCAAAACATCCATACCTCAGGATTTCATTTTGAGCGATACTGGAATAGATGATCAAAATCGTATAATTATATTTGGTTGTACTTTAGACCTTACTCGTTTAATCCAATGTGATACATGGGTTGTCGATGGCACTTTTAAAAGTGCTCCGAATCTGTGGTACCAACTATGGATTATACATGGGGTCTTTCACAACAAAACATTACCATTCATCTACGCATTTTTGCCAAACAAAAATGAGCGGAGTTACGAGAGAAGTTTGattaaaattttcgaaaaaatCGATATCATTCGACCTGGAGCAAGACCTAATACAATCGTAATTGATTTTGAGATGGCAGTTGTTAACACTTTTAGACGATTAGTACCCAATATTAGAGTTCACGGTTGCTTCTTTCATTTTTGTCAAGCAATATGGCGTAAAGTGCAGCAGTTAGGTTTAGCACAACTTTACAGAGATGAACAATTCTTTAAAaccttaataaaatcattttgtgCTCTTTCGTTCGTGCCACCAGCAGAGGTTTCTCAAGTATTCGAACTATTGGAGACCGAGTTAATTGATAGCTTTGGAGAAGACGAAAGATGCCACAGTTTTATCGACTACTTTATTACAACCTGGGTTGGACGTACACTTCCGCCAAGAAATCCATATTATGCAATTGGCATGTGGAATTGCAATAATATTACTCTGGAAGGGTTACCAAGAACAACAAATTCAGCGGAATCCTTTCACCATGCATTTAATAGCATGTTCAGTTGCCGCCATCCTAATCCATACATATTGATAGAAAAGCTAATCAAAGAGCAGCTGAGGCAAGATTTGATTAGTAGCCGTCTCGAGGCAGGACTAGAGGAGGTACAAGATAATAGGTACCAGAGGGCAAATGGAAGATTAGCAAACTTACtaagaaattataataatatgaATGTTGGCCAATTCTTAGAAGAATGTGGCCAACATATTACTTATAATGTGTAA